The following proteins are encoded in a genomic region of Leifsonia psychrotolerans:
- a CDS encoding TM2 domain-containing protein has protein sequence MTNVQNQPYTTAAHQNESEKSFVVTWLLAMLLGSLGIDRFYLGKIGTGILKLITLGGFGIWTLIDLIIVLVGATRDKQGLPLAGYAANKKVAWIVTLVVWVLGIIGGASNAAAQLALING, from the coding sequence ATGACCAACGTTCAGAATCAGCCGTACACAACTGCAGCGCACCAGAACGAGTCGGAGAAATCCTTTGTAGTCACTTGGCTGCTCGCAATGCTGCTCGGCTCCTTGGGCATCGACCGGTTCTACCTGGGCAAGATCGGCACCGGCATTCTGAAGCTGATCACGCTCGGTGGCTTTGGAATTTGGACGCTGATCGACCTCATTATTGTTCTTGTCGGTGCGACCCGCGACAAGCAGGGCCTGCCGCTTGCCGGCTATGCCGCAAACAAGAAGGTTGCCTGGATCGTCACCCTCGTCGTGTGGGTACTCGGAATCATTGGTGGCGCGTCCAACGCAGCCGCCCAGCTCGCTCTGATCAACGGCTAA
- a CDS encoding GNAT family N-acetyltransferase produces the protein MAHVFAHEPDARRYTLLIDGALACVVDYTIVNQSISLPRTFTVPSFRGRGFAGDLVEFAVNDIEATTEFRIVPMCWYVGEWFDSHPERGGLLTR, from the coding sequence ATGGCTCACGTTTTCGCACACGAACCGGATGCCCGCCGCTACACACTACTCATCGATGGAGCGCTGGCCTGCGTTGTTGATTACACAATTGTGAATCAGTCAATTTCACTTCCGCGCACATTCACGGTGCCCAGCTTTCGGGGACGGGGTTTTGCCGGCGACCTGGTCGAGTTCGCAGTGAACGATATCGAGGCGACGACCGAATTCCGCATCGTACCGATGTGCTGGTATGTCGGCGAGTGGTTTGACTCGCATCCCGAACGAGGGGGCCTCCTCACCCGTTAG